caAAGTGCTCTGCAAGCTGCTCCCTGGATGGGATACTTTGTGTAGTGAATCCTGGTGCCTTGCTGAGCTGTGGGGTGTGTGGTGCTTTGTGTAGTGAATCCTGGTGCCTTGCTGAGCTGTGGGGTGTGTGGTGCTTTGTGTAGTGCATCCTGGTGCCTTGCTGAGCTGTGGGGTGTGTGATGCTTTGTGTAGTGCATCCTGGTGCCTTGCTGAGCTGTGGGGTGTGTGGTGCTTTGTGTAGTGCATCCTGGTGCCTTGCTGAGCTGTGGGGTGTGTGGCTCCTGCGTGTCCAGGGATGTGTCCTCCAGcttgtcctggggctgcagtgACAGCACCTTCTGCCACACGGAACCCCAAGGCATCCTCAAGCTGCACATTAACATAACAACTAGGAGAGCAATGACTTTAATTGCCTGATGCCACAAGGGTTTGGGATAACCAGCAGTGGTGGCACTGGTCACACTCCTGCCGTGCTGTTTTGACTCGGACCTTCCATTATGACAGTCCTGGAAAACCACACTCCTGGGATGAACAAGAGAGGGGTGTGAAATAATAAATATCTTTAAATTTGACCCCTATATGCAGAAATATGAGCCCATGTTCCAGGTCAGAACCTTGTTGTTGAGTCATCTCTGGTCAATGATGAGTTAAAGGCTTTCCACCGTGCTTCTTGCAGGTTTAAGTGGGATGCTGCCAACACCAAACAGCTCCCGGGTTCTCAGTGCTGTTTGCTAGCATCTGAGTTTATTAAACATGAATTTTAAAACTCTGAGGAACCTGTCACCGTTTCCTATTTGCACTTCagtcttcttcaaaacagagaggAGACTGGCTTGTTTCTCACAGCTGAACTGCTCAATGTTTTATAGTCTTAAGTCTCCCTTTCTGATTTTCCAGCACCAACTCTGTTTAGGTTTCCAGCACTGTGATGTTTAAAACTCAAACATACTGTTTTCCCTGAAACAATACTGGCTTTTGTAACTTTCTTTCTAAACAAATCTGAGATACTTTTGGCACGGGTGCCCTGCCAAGCTCCTTCTAAACAAGCCCCAAGACAGGAATATATGGGTACGCCTGCAAAAGGCACCATGAAAGCATCTGGAAATGGTGGGGCTTGtcttctcctcctgctgccttttctgCCTGAACCCATCCTGTTTCCAAACGCTCCAAGGGGGTCGATtaagaggagaggaaggaaaatgccATGAATTTTAAGTAGCGTGAGCCTGGGTTCACCCAGCAAGACTCCAAattggcaggggcagagcagcgTCTGCGACATTCAGCAATGGCCGTGTGCTTTTCGCACAGCTGCTTTCAAGTCTGCTCCAGGGAAGCCACACTGCCCCAGGGAGCAGACGTTGTGTGTGGGGGGAAGAAGCAGGATCtgaattttctttgccttcCTCTGCCTTGCCAGGAAGCACCAGGGCTGCGGCTGAGCCCGGCAAaggccctgcagcctctggctTTGCTCCGCCTGGGCAGCACACGGCgggtgggaagggaagggaaggcaagGCGGGGGCTCGCTGGCATCCCTGCACCTGCTGTGCCGGTTTTTCTCCTCCACCTCTTGTTCTCTCTCAGCGGGCCGTGGTGGGGAAcgggctcccagggctgggcagagccgcACAGATGTCAAGAAAGAGGTGGTTTGGTTCTTGTTTCTTTACAGAGGCACAGGGACGAGCGCTGCAGCGTCACTGCTGTGGCGCTGGTGATGGTGGATGGcctttggctgtgctgcagggtgggTCCTGGCACTGCTCTAACCTGGGCAACAGTGCTTGTGATGCTGCTCTGTTTTCCCAAGCCCgtgaaggaggaaaagggagagagcTTTGTGCTGGTAGAGATCAGTCTGGACACAGTGCCCAGTAACTCATGCAGCACAGAACTTAGAATGTCAAACCCTAAAAGGGCATTAGAAACCCCATTGCATTAATGATCCTCCCTCATCACTGCTTATGAATATATCCCATTCTTCCACACCACGGTTTCCCCCCATGATCATTCATCTAAAGGCTGCATGTTCTTTCCCTTTTTGGCTTCAATTGGGGCAGATCCTGTTGGTTTCTTTGGCTTTGATGCATGAGAGTTGGGTCATGTGAGAGGGTCACGTCTGGTGAGCGAGGCCCCGTCACGCGGCCGGGCCGGTGTCATGAGTTTGGGCAGCGGGAGGAGGACGCGGCCTCAGGACGGGCTGGAGTTGGGCAAGCCAGCACTGACCCCCTTGTGTTCTCCTGCCCTCCCACAGTGACATCTCCATGCAAGATCCTCAAGTGCAACTCTGAGTTCTGGGCGGCCACGTCGGGCTCGCACCACCTGGGCGCGGAGGAGGCGCCCGAGTTCTGCACGGCGCTGCGGGCCTACGCGCACTGCACGCGCCGCACCGCCCGCACCTGCAGGGGAGACCTGGCCTACCACTCGGCCGTGCATGGCATAGACGATCTCATGGTGCAGCACAACTGCTCCAAGGATGGCCCCACGTCCCAGCCCCGCCTCCGGACATTGCCCCCCGGGGACAGCCAGGAGCGCTCCGACAGCCCTGAGATCTGCCACTACGAGAAGAGCTTCCACAAGCACTCGGCCACCCCCAACTACACCCACTGCGGGCTCTTTGGGGACCCCCACCTCAGGACTTTCACGGACACTTTCCAGACCTGCAAGGTGCAGGGGGCTTGGCCGCTCATAGACAATAACTACCTGAACGTGCAGGTCACCAACACGCCAGTGCTGCCCGGCTCCTCGGCCACCGCCACCAGCAAGGTGAGCCTTGTCCCCCTGGGCAGAAAGGCTTCAGAGCAGCCTTTCTTTCCTCTGTGTCTTCCTCCATTTCCACATCTCCTTGGGGAGGGTAAGACAGAGCATAAGCTCCTCTGAATTTGAATGTCTGTCCCTCAATATCCATCCTTTTTTTGTCTCCAGCCTTCACTGAAATGTGGTTCTTGTTGAGCACATCCAGCCCCATCACAGCAAGCAGGCTGAGGTGCTGCACCTCAGTGGGCCTTCATGGCCAAGCCAGGTATTGCAAATTAAGAAGACTCCCACCTCGGGATTGCTGTGAACAGCCAGGTCAGGAATGATGCTGGCACCTCTTGGGGACCTCCAAGGCCTAAACAAACCCAGAACTGCCCTCCAGTTCTGGGAGGCTCCAGCTTGCAGGAAAAGCCTGGAGAGAGCTGAGCTCCTCACACTGCCTTCTCCTCTACCCAGGCTTGTAATTGTGTGGTTTGCAGCCAAGTGAAGACATATTGTGGGGAACAGTCTGTTCTGGAGGTTCTTTGACAGACTAAATAAACATCCACAAGGTACAAGGCAAACACAGAGAGCCCAAGAGAAAATGTGCTGCTGTGATACAGCAGGACCTGTGTGTCACAGGCTCAGCTTcaggagggacctggagctgAGGAACTGGTGTGCTGCCCCTGGTGCACAAGTTCTGAAGCTAACAGGGCACTTTTTGTGCTAAAGAAAAAGGGAGGCTCAGCAGGAGGCATGCTCTTGCTTTTGGGAAATGTCCTGTCCCACCATGTCTGGGAGTTCTGCTTCTCCCTGTGTgtggggagaggagagaagCACGTGTAGGACAGGGGCTGCTTCTCTGCTCTGGATGTCACCCCTTTATCCTGAGCTGGAACTGGCAGTGAGGTTCTGACGTGTCCCAGATAAACCCCCTAAAAGATATTCAATGATACTCTGATGTCCTTATCTGCTAAAACACATCAAAACCTGCTGAAGGTTGCAAGGAAGTCTGGCTTGAGGAAGGTGGTGAGGAAGATCCTTAAGGATCCCAGGACCTGCTGGGATCGCAGGATCACCATCTTAATTGAGCCTTTTCTCTTCTTATCTGCCTCAGAGGCTTGTGGTGAGGAGGGATTAGTCATGAGATCTGCAGCGTGAGCTGTGGGAAGcgctgctgtgggcactgcgCTGCTGGAAACGATGGGAGCACTCAGTccttggggctctgtgtgtTCTCTGCTCTCTTCTCCAGCCCACCCCACTCTGGCCAGGTCTCAGTCTCCCCCTTCATGGGGCCCAATGTGGCTGGAGGTCCCCTTTGCCACTTCTCCCTCATGGGCAGAAAGGTGCAAGAGCAACTCTGCAAGAGCTGGGAGAGGAAACGTAGTTTGTACTGTTTGTACATGCAAATTCTACTCATTTTCCTCCCCGGGTCTTCCCTCCAAAAGCCAGGCCAGCAAGGGAAGAGCAAGCACAGTGAGGTCCTTCCTGTGGAAGGGGCCTGTGTTTGAGCCCAGCCAGGGGTGAGGAGGCACGTTGGGCTATGTTTgtgtcatagaatcacagaatcattaaggctggGAAAAACCTCttaagatcaagtccaaccattaacccagcagtgccaaggccaCCACAAAGTCACCCCTTGAAGGGCCACcccactggagcaggctgagcaCATGTGTGCCTCTGGGGTTGAGATGGAGCAGGATGTGTTTGAGGGCCCATGGGAGAAATCCTGTTGGTCTGCAATTGGTTAGGGAAACAAATTGGTCCAGCCCTTGGGATGTAAATGTCATGGGAGTCAGAAGAGAAGCTCCACCGCCTCCAagggagtcagggctcttccctGCTGCCATCTGCCAGCCCTGGAGGCGAGGCAGTGCTGCGTGCACGGGCATGCTGCCACAGGCCTGTGAGCAGGGATACTccacccagctccagctgcaagGAAGCtcctctgctgggcctggagatAACAGGCAGATCCAGGTGGTGCATTCAGTCAAGCGTCTGGGTCTTGTATCCCTACACAATGTTCTCACCCTTTGGCTGGTGCAGGATCCCCATGTCTGTAGGGGCTGAAAGTCAGGGCCACTTCTTAGGATGAAGGACTGTGAGAATGAAGGTCATGCTCCTGTCTGGAGTGAGCATCCAGCCCTTCCACCTCCCACCCTACTGCTGGGTGCTCTCAGGTGGTCATCACTGGCTGTAACCGtgctcctttcctcccccacAGCTCACCATCATTTTCAAGAGCTTCCAGGAGTGTGTGGATCAGAAAGTGTACCAGGCAGAGATGGACGAGCTCCCCGCCGCCTTCGTCGACGGCTCCAAGAACGGAGGGGACAAGCACGGAGCCAACAGCCTGAAGATCACGGAGAAGGTGTCGGGCCAGCACATCGAGATCCAGGCCAAGTACATCGGCACCACCATCGTGGTCAGGCAGGTGGGCCGCTACCTCACCTTCGCCGTGCGCATGCCGGAGGAGGTGGTCAACGCCGtggaggacagggacagccagggccTCTACCTGTGCCTCCGTGGCTGCCCAGCCAACCAGCAGATTGACTTCCAGGCCGTCCGCTCGGCCCAGGCCACGGAGGGCCGTGCCCGGAGGAAGGGGCCCAGCCTGCCCGCCCCGCCCGAGGCCTTCACCTACGAGACGGCCACGGCCAAGTGCAGGGAGAAGCTGCCCGTGGAGGACCTCTACTTCCAGTCCTGTGTCTTTGACCTCCTCACCACGGGGGATGTCAACTTCATGCTGGCTGCTTACTATGCCTTTGAGGACGTGAAGATGCTTCACTCCAACAAAGACAAGCTGCACCTCTATGAAAGGACACGGGTGCTGAGCCCGGGCAACACGGCGCCCACGGGAACGCATCCCACCCTCTGGGTAGCACTGCTGTGTTTGTGTTGGTTGTGCTTGTTATAGAGGTTTGCTCCTTCACACCttggagagaagggaaaggggagcaGGAGGCAACCAGAGATGAGATGCAGGTGTTGGAAAACAAGAGGTTGGACATCAGAGCCACATGGGTTGTCCTCAACTCAGTCTCTCTCTTGGTGCAAGTCCTccaccttcccagctcctgcctgggaggAATGTGCTGCCAGTGGGACCAGACAGGAGTTTTTGCTGGACTGTACCTTGTGTGGACCTTGCTCacttccccctcctcctgctgccatttgagggggtgctggggagccCTTGTAGCTACTCTGCTTGTAGCACTCCCCTGGTCCCAGCCATGCACGTGGTGACTGTGACACTGGCGTGTGTGAACATGGCTTTGTCTTCAGAGAGCAGAGCCCACgaggagggcacagagcagtgagacaggaccagcacagcagggcaggatgtcctgctcaccagggctgggctctgcttttcctgctctgccccacagccctgctgttgCATAGGGTGGTGCAAGGGGCCGAAATGGTGGGCAATGAACCCACACTTGCTTGGCTGCTGGCACCTTCTGGGTGGAAGGAGGACAGGTTCCTCAAGCCTTGGCCTGCATTTTTTTGTGGTTCAAAGGCATCCCCTATTTTAGCCAGTTCACCTGGCTGATTCACTCAGTAGTTCGACTCCTGTCTCCCTTGTCTCTCTCTGCCTGGACCCACCGTGGACTCTTGATGGCAATGGGAGAAACCTGGCCAGTATTCAAGGGGTTTCTGCAACTTCTGCCCAGCATTGGATGAGTTCCTCACACCGTTCACTCCCTGGTCCCCTGAAactggcagcagggtggctGCTCAGTGGGAGACCCAACTGCacctccctccagcccctccctgcctggcccagccctgggatggagcaggagcatGGTGCTCTTTATTTTTGCTGCTaggtctctgctctgctccccatcCTGGGGCCACGACTTGCAACCCCATTGCAGACCAGTTGCACCTTAAGCCCTTTAGGGCTTGAATCAGAAATGGGGCAATGTCAGAATTCAGCCAGGAGATGGGATGCAGCAGAGGACCccccccagctgcctccagaTGTCTGTTCCCTGCCTCGAAACCATCCATCATCTCCTTCCCCCACCACGTAGTGCTGCCCATCTCCTCCACTCCGTGCTCCTCTGTGGTTCACCCCATGGCTCACTGAACAAACATCAAGACCACCTTTGGTCTGCGCCTTCACGACTTCCTGGTGGGTTTCCCCCACCTTTCCTCAGGGGGAAGTTCCCAGAAACGAGCCCCAAAACACGTGTCACACTTGGGGGCACCTCCTGCTCTCAAAAGGGAGGTCTCTGGGCGTGATGAGACAAGCTTAGCACCAAAAGAGGTGGGAACAGGCTTGGTTTGGCAGTCTGAACTGGTGCCAAGAGGCAGCCTGGTGTAAATACTGAACATGACTATTCATTGTGTCCTTACAGCTCTAGAGCTCCATTTgtaaagcagcagagaaatgcAAACTTGTGTCAATTGATGTAATTTATATTGTCTCTTTAATATATAGAGCCCTGGCATTGATCTCGTGTGACTGTACAGATGAAAAGATGTAATtggtttttaaatgtttaaggaaagaaaagaaacaaaaagatgtGTTTACTACTTTGCTCCTTGCTTTGTTTGCTGATGCCCCAGATACTCTGTTTAGGGAGATTTTGAAATAAGGATATCACAGTTTGGAGGTGCTGAGGGGAGCAGCCACTGGACCACAGCACTGGACAGTTTCATTTCCCAATGCACTaatgctcagccaggctgattTGGACTTTCTGTTCCCTTTGTTCtagagaaaacaaatttttatctTCCCTAGGAGTTGAAACACACTTTTTAAAAGCTAAAATCTGTCTCTGGGCAAAGAAGAGGTTTATCCCACAGCTAAAAGCAGCTGTGCACAGCCTCCCTCTGAGCACACAGTGCTGCTTGAAAGCTGCCTGAGCTGGCCCAGCCAAAGCATGCCAACAGGTCAATAATTCCCTTAAGAGCTCCCCTTCCTATAAAACAATCACCCCACAGCATGGCACGCTGTGGTTTAGGGACAGTTTCCATCCAAGGAAAGTCTGCTTATGGCTTGGCTCATTCCCTCTGTCCAGGTGGGTGCTCCAGTGGTGGCTGATGGTGTGAGGTGGTTGTTGGGGTATCCCTGTTTTAGAAGCAAACAGTGAAGCACTTTATTTTGGTTGTGTTTGACCCAGTTCTGGTTAAAGGTGAAGTGTGGCCAAGAAGGACCCGATActtggaaacaaacaaaacaaaacaaaaaaacatagGCAAAGGGGGGGCATGCTGAAAAtgcccccccagctcctccctgtgctgagACCCACGGGAGTGTCACCGCCTGTAAATACTGTAAATTATTTATTGAGAGGAACACAAGTaaagtttgaggtttttttgacAATAAACGAGTGGGTCTCGCT
Above is a genomic segment from Agelaius phoeniceus isolate bAgePho1 chromosome 13, bAgePho1.hap1, whole genome shotgun sequence containing:
- the RGMA gene encoding repulsive guidance molecule A, with the protein product MRPPRERIVVKARAGWMGMGRGAGSTALGLFQILPVFLCIFPSVTSPCKILKCNSEFWAATSGSHHLGAEEAPEFCTALRAYAHCTRRTARTCRGDLAYHSAVHGIDDLMVQHNCSKDGPTSQPRLRTLPPGDSQERSDSPEICHYEKSFHKHSATPNYTHCGLFGDPHLRTFTDTFQTCKVQGAWPLIDNNYLNVQVTNTPVLPGSSATATSKLTIIFKSFQECVDQKVYQAEMDELPAAFVDGSKNGGDKHGANSLKITEKVSGQHIEIQAKYIGTTIVVRQVGRYLTFAVRMPEEVVNAVEDRDSQGLYLCLRGCPANQQIDFQAVRSAQATEGRARRKGPSLPAPPEAFTYETATAKCREKLPVEDLYFQSCVFDLLTTGDVNFMLAAYYAFEDVKMLHSNKDKLHLYERTRVLSPGNTAPTGTHPTLWVALLCLCWLCLL